A genomic segment from Xiphophorus maculatus strain JP 163 A chromosome 6, X_maculatus-5.0-male, whole genome shotgun sequence encodes:
- the LOC102219966 gene encoding serotransferrin-like: MKTLLLVVLLGCLAAVFAAPAAKVRWCVKSDQELRKCTDLAAAAPEFSCVKKESTLECIIAIKASEADAITVDGGDVYTAGLNNYDLHPILAEDYGETSDTCYYAVAVVKKGTNFGIRDLGGKKSCHTGLGKSAGWNIPIGTLISMNVIQWNGIEDKPVEEAVSTFFQASCAPGATRGSKLCELCKGDCSRSQREPYYDYSGAFQCLADDAGEVAFVKHLTVPDSEKSKYELLCLDNSRAPIDSYKTCHLARVPAHAVITRKDPALAELIRNSLSGVQNFNLFSSEAYAPAKDLMFKDSAQRLVPVPPNTDSFLYLGADYVSIIHSLRKEQSTGSESSSIRWCAVGHAETAKCDTWSINSVTDDTASVECQNAPTVEDCFKKIMRKEADAVAVDGGQVYTAGKCGLVPAMVEQYQQELCGSSPDTASSYYAVAVVKKSSGVTWANLAGKKSCHTGVGRTAGWNIPMGHIYAQTKDCNFANFFSSGCAPGAEANSPFCRECKGSGKAVGDEAKCKASAEEQYYGYAGAFRCLVEGAGDVAFIKHSIVSENSDGNGPDWARGVNSDDYQLICPGKDPVPVGGFASCHLAVVPAHAVVTRPDVRDKVVRILQDQQTKFGASGSDPTFRMFQSANGKNLLFKDSTKCLQEVSQGKSYEQFLGPEYINAMSSLRQCSDTASDLEKSCTFHTCQQP; this comes from the exons ATGAAGACTCTCCTCCTTGTGGTGCTGCTTGGATGCCTTG CTGCCGTATTCGCGGCCCCCGCTGCGAAGGTGCGATGGTGTGTAAAGTCGGACCAAGAATTAAGGAAGTGCACGGATCTTGCAGCAGCTGCTCCTGAGTTCTCCTGTGTGAAAAAGGAAAGCACCCTTGAGTGCATTATAGCAATCAAG GCAAGTGAAGCAGATGCAATCACAGTAGATGGAGGAGATGTTTACACAGCAGGACTGAACAACTATGATCTCCACCCTATCCTTGCCGAAGACTACGGCGAGA CTTCCGACACCTGCTACTACGCTGTGGCTGTGGTGAAGAAGGGAACCAACTTTGGCATTAGGGACCTTGGAGGGAAGAAATCCTGCCACACCGGTTTGGGGAAATCTGCCGGCTGGAACATTCCCATTGGAACTCTGATTTCAATGAATGTCATTCAGTGGAATGGCATTGAGGACAAACCCGTTGAGGAGG cggTGAGCACCTTCTTCCAAGCAAGCTGTGCCCCAGGGGCTACAAGGGGCTCCAAGCTGTGCGAATTGTGCAAGGGAGACTGCTCCAGGTCCCAAAGGGAGCCTTACTACGATTACTCCGGAGCCTTCCA GTGTCTGGCAGATGATGCAGGCGAAGTAGCTTTCGTGAAGCACCTCACTGTACCTG ATTCTGAGAAGTCCAAATATGAGCTGCTTTGCCTGGATAACTCAAGAGCCCCCATTGATAGCTATAAAACCTGCCATCTGGCTAGAGTGCCTGCTCACGCTGTCATCACTCGCAAGGATCCAGCACTGGCTGAATTAATCCGGAACAGCCTCAGTGGAGTACAG AACTTCAACCTATTTTCCTCTGAGGCGTACGCCCCCGCCAAGGATCTGATGTTCAAGGATTCAGCACAGAGATTGGTGCCAGTTCCTCCAAACACAGACTCCTTCCTGTATCTGGGTGCTGACTACGTGAGCATCATCCACTCCCTCAGGAAAG AGCAGAGCACAGGATCTGAATCCTCTAGCATCAGATGGTGCGCTGTGGGCCATGCTGAGACTGCAAAGTGCGACACGTGGAGTATCAACAGCGTGACTGATGACACCGCCTCTGTTGAATGTCAGAACGCCCCAACCGTTGAGGACTGCTTCAAGAAGATTATG CGCAAAGAGGCAGATGCAGTGGCAGTGGACGGTGGACAGGTGTACACCGCTGGAAAGTGTGGTCTGGTTCCTGCCATGGTGGAGCAGTACCAGCAAG AACTGTGTGGCTCTTCTCCAG ACACAGCCTCCTCTTATTATGCTGTTGCTGTGGTAAAGAAGTCTTCAGGGGTAACCTGGGCAAATCTGGCGGGAAAGAAATCCTGCCACACAGGCGTTGGCAGGACAGCTGGCTGGAACATCCCGATGGGTCATATCTATGCCCAGACTAAGGACTGTAATTTTG CTAATTTCTTCTCCAGCGGTTGTGCCCCCGGAGCCGAAGCCAACTCTCCATTCTGCCGTGAGTGTAAAGGCAGCGGCAAAGCCGTGGGAGATGAAGCCAAGTGCAAAGCCAGTGCTGAAGAGCAGTACTACGGCTATGCTGGAGCTTTCAG ATGTCTGGTAGAGGGTGCTGGTGATGTTGCCTTCATTAAACACTCAATCGTTTCAGAAAACAGTGACG GTAATGGTCCTGATTGGGCTCGTGGTGTGAATTCTGACGACTACCAGCTGATCTGCCCTGGAAAGGATCCAGTGCCAGTCGGGGGCTTTGCTTCTTGTCACTTGGCTGTTGTCCCAGCACACGCTGTGGTAACTCGGCCTGATGTTCGTGACAAAGTTGTCCGCATCCTACAAGACCAACAG ACCAAGTTTGGAGCCAGTGGCAGTGATCCTACGTTCAGAATGTTCCAGTCCGCCAATGGAAAGAACCTCCTCTTCAAGGACTCCACCAAATGTCTCCAGGAAGTTTCTCAAGGAAAAAGTTATGAGCAGTTTTTGGGACCAGAGTACATAAACGCCATGTCCTCACTCAGACAATGCAGTGATACTGCGTCAG ATCTGGAGAAATCTTGCACTTTCCATACCTGCCAGCAACCTTAA